The Candidatus Cloacimonadota bacterium genomic interval TCCTAAGGTCATAGTAGAGTCCGTAAGTGACATTGTGGAAAATGCTGTTAAAAAGGGATATCTTCAAAATAGGATCAATAAGTCGTTTAGAGCTTTTGAGCCAGGGAAAGAAATTGTAAATGAGAACTATCCAAAGCTTCAGATATTGAACATGGCCTCGGTAAATGCAGCAGAAGTCTTTCTAAACATGTATATCTCGGCTATTCTGCAAGATGAGTTAGACGATTATAGAAATAGAGATGGAATTGAGCCACTCATACTGGTCATAGGCACAACAAAATACTTGAATATATTCCGAAGCAAAATGCAGAACATTGCAGAATACATCGAGCCGAAACAGAACAATAACATTGAAATTGACCAATTATGCGAAGGATATAGAATTCTTTTAGATGATGAAACATCAAACATCGGGTGGAGGTTACTGCTACTTTCTGACAAAATCACCCCCCCTAAGGAGCATAGAAGAATCCTAAATAATTCATTAAACAACACTCCCCTCATTGATTTACTGCCCGAAGAATACAAACAAAAACACAAAGCTAATGTAGATTTGATTAGAGAGTTTATAGGAGCTCAAGAGAGTGCTGCAGCTGAAGCGAACTTAGAAGTAGTCTTTGGAGTACCCATAAAGGAAAAGATAGTTCGCTATTTTAGGAAAGTAGATGGTGAGGAGTCTGATAGTTCTTCCAACAGCTCTTATCCGATTCAGTTTGTTACGTACCAAGGATCTAAAGGATTGGCAGCAGACTATGTGTTTCTTCTGGGTGTTAATAATGGAGATATCCCCAAGGACCCCACCAAGATAGCGGATTATGAGATCTGTGAATTCATAGTCGGACTTACTAGAGTTAAGAAAGAGTGTTATGTTCTCCCAATAAGTAATGTGTATGGAGAAAAAAAGTACAGAAACGTGTTTCTGTCGTGGATAACACCCCAACGAGTCGCAAATTCAAGATTCCTTTCCAAGAATGACGTAGTAGAGTTGTTTAGACAATGCAAAACGGAGAAGCAATAACTATGAAAGACCTTTGCGTAATTGTTCCAAGCTGACACGACAAAGCAGAGATCGGAAAGTTATCCACAACTTCAGGATATTTTTCACAAGAATTGAGGGAGAAACGCCAATTATCCTGCTGTTTCGTACCAAACCCAACCAATATTGCCCTTTTTCAAACCCAATTCACAGAATCTGGACGCACCTCTCCTATGCAGGACTTAGAGAAAGAATTTTCATTGCCCGTTTGATGTTGTAGGCCAGGCACCTCATGTAGAGATAGCAAGTCGTTTTCTCCAGCCCCAGGTATCTTGACCTCGACCAGCCATAGCTTCGCTTCAGCGAGCCAAAGGTACGCTCGATGACGTAGCGATGCTGAGAAATAGCCTTGTTGCGTTGTTTGTTGGCATCATCTTCGGCTTCATTCCGCTTGCGTTTGTGCATGATCTTATCCACCAGATTATTGTTTCTGAGCAGTTCCTTATTGGCTTCGCTGTGATAACCCTTATCAGCATGAATGATGTCTCCCTCCTCAAGAGCTGTGTTGAAGATCAAGTCCGGAAACATCACTGTGTCATGCACATTGGCAGGAGTGACGATGATGTTCTCCACGATTCCATTGGAGTCAGTCAATACGTGCCCCTTGTAGCCATAGGTCGATTGATTCCCCTTCTTCATCCAATGGGCATCTTGATCGACTGACTCCTCAACTGTCACATCTGTTGCTTCAAAGGTGGGAGTTGATTCTTCTGACTGTGCCTCATCGCCAGTTGGCTCTGTCTCTATGTAAACCTTCTTACGAGGGCGGGCCTGCGAGGTGATCAGGGTCGCATCAACCATCTTGCCTTTCTTGACCTCCAAACCCATCTCGTGAAATTCGCCCATGATTCCCTCAAACACGGTCTTATACAAGCCGGACTTTGTCAAACGGTCGCGCCAACGACTGATTGTCGAATGATCAGGGGTACTCTCGGTTATGCTGAAGTCACAGAAGTTCATGAACAGAAGATTGGTGCGAAGATAGAACTCCATCTCAGGATCGGAAAGATCATACCAGCCCTGTAGCAACATCACCCTAAACATCTTAACTGGATCATAGGAATCTCTGCCGGCAACCTTGGTCCGCTGAGGATCAAGCGGCTCCAGATACTTCTTTACCTTGTCCCAGTTTACCATCTCCTTGAACTCAAGCAAAAAGTGCTCTATCTGGCTCAGTCGGTTCTGAATGTCGTAGTCTGTCATGGTCATCTTATCTTGGCGCATGGTTAATCTCCTGTTCTTGATAAGATAACAATATATGTGGCTATCTAATTTGTCAAGAATTAATTACAGCTTTGCATAATTGGTCTTTCCGAGCAGAACACTACTCTTCCCTAGGTTTGGCACTACCTATGTGCAAAGGTCTTTCTCAATCTAGCGCTTGCAGATTTCGTGTCAGAATTTGAAGTTTTCGGTGATCTAAATTGCAGAAATCCTGTCAGAAACTACCTAAAATGGTCTTGGAAAGGATGAGTAAGGATGTCCTACGATGCGACAGTTTGCAGTTTTCGCTGCACAATTTGCAGATTTCGTTGTCACTTTGCAATGCCAATGGTGGTGACGGGGTTGAGGCGAATCGGCGGTGGGGCCAGAAAAAGTCTTGACAAATCGTTTCCAGTGAGAAATTAGTGTTTGTTTATGGCAATAATCGTTAAAAAATTCGGCGGTACTTCCGTGGGCAGCACCGCCCTGATACAGAACATCGCCCGCAGGATAGCGCAGGAAAAGCGTCCGGAAGATTCCCTGGTGCTGGTGGTTTCGGCGATGGCCAAGACCACCGACGAGCTGATGCAGCTTGCCTACAGCATTTCGGAGCACCCTTCCCGGCGCGAACTGGATATGCTGCTCACAGCCGGTGAGCGGATAAGTATGTCGCTGCTGTCGCTGGCCCTGCAAAAGGAAGGTTTCGGCTCGATCTCGTTCACCGGATCACAAAGCGGAATCATCACGGACAACCAGCATGGCAATGCCCGCATCCTGAACGTGAACGCCTTTCGCATCAACCAGGAGTTGAGCGGGGGCAAGATAGTGATCGTGGCAGGCTTTCAGGGCGTTA includes:
- a CDS encoding IS5 family transposase, with the translated sequence MRQDKMTMTDYDIQNRLSQIEHFLLEFKEMVNWDKVKKYLEPLDPQRTKVAGRDSYDPVKMFRVMLLQGWYDLSDPEMEFYLRTNLLFMNFCDFSITESTPDHSTISRWRDRLTKSGLYKTVFEGIMGEFHEMGLEVKKGKMVDATLITSQARPRKKVYIETEPTGDEAQSEESTPTFEATDVTVEESVDQDAHWMKKGNQSTYGYKGHVLTDSNGIVENIIVTPANVHDTVMFPDLIFNTALEEGDIIHADKGYHSEANKELLRNNNLVDKIMHKRKRNEAEDDANKQRNKAISQHRYVIERTFGSLKRSYGWSRSRYLGLEKTTCYLYMRCLAYNIKRAMKILSLSPA
- a CDS encoding ATP-dependent helicase, encoding MNTVVVSSDQQIDRHAYTQIIIDSTAAKKVIVAGPGTGKTTTFELILKQSGTPNNLVLTFINRLVNDLNCRLSDLAKVCTLHKFCMGIFNRQFPDWYMVSMLGAIISEDTGVKEDIFNELFHKLDERNPLFKLYLKRATYYKAISFNDSIYRILKKATITPSIIPDYDNILIDEYQDFSALEVAFIKQLESHGKILIVGDDDQAIYNGKYDLGDSLRSLYRSGEYTKFELPFCSRCPKVIVESVSDIVENAVKKGYLQNRINKSFRAFEPGKEIVNENYPKLQILNMASVNAAEVFLNMYISAILQDELDDYRNRDGIEPLILVIGTTKYLNIFRSKMQNIAEYIEPKQNNNIEIDQLCEGYRILLDDETSNIGWRLLLLSDKITPPKEHRRILNNSLNNTPLIDLLPEEYKQKHKANVDLIREFIGAQESAAAEANLEVVFGVPIKEKIVRYFRKVDGEESDSSSNSSYPIQFVTYQGSKGLAADYVFLLGVNNGDIPKDPTKIADYEICEFIVGLTRVKKECYVLPISNVYGEKKYRNVFLSWITPQRVANSRFLSKNDVVELFRQCKTEKQ